The Flavobacterium faecale genomic sequence GAGCTCTTGCAAACTTTCCATAGCTTTCAACCCAAATGGGGTTGCAGCCGAATCGAGTCCTAAAAAGTTAGCTGCAAAGTTCAAGGTCATGTACGAAATCGAAGGGTGGTTTTTGGGGATACTCGGAAATACTTTTACAAAAACAGGACTCAATACAGTAGCCAATTTTCCTGAAGCCCCAGAAATAATCAAGAGTTCCATCAACCCACAGAAGAAAGCCAAATAAGCAATCAAAGGTAAAATGATATCTACCAAAGTACTCTTGCACGTTGGCAATAAACCATCTGATTTTTGGACTCCGCTGTAGATTTTTACGGTTTTATTGGTGTACACATAAGTTGTGTCTGGATTTGAAAGATCACGGTTAACTACAAAAGTATTCTCTGGCGCAGCCGTAATACTGTCCTTTAAATAAACCGGAAGCTGTTCTAAATATTTTTCAGAGACCAAAACCTTATCTCCTTTCACTCCATTTAAAACAAAATCAATGGTATAGGTATTGGCAGTAAAGAGACTCACTACAATAAAAATAATCGATGAAATAAAAATTACTAACCAAAATCTACTTAAAACCATATTTATTTATTTTTTGTAAATGTAATGAATCAAAGTTCAAGTTCAAAAATCAAGTTCAAAGTTCAAAAATCAAGTTCAAAAATCAAAAATCAACTTCAAAGTTCAAAAATCAATTTCAAATTTCAAGTTCAACTATCAACTTCAAAAAAAATTACAAACAAACTTTCATTAAGTTTTATGCTTTGCATAAAACCAACTCACTGTCAAATTATTTACTTTTTTAAATTGACATTTTACTTTTACATTTTGAGCTTTGACATTTGCCATTTGACCTTTGACTTTTGCTAAACGTGAATTATCTCCTCCTCTATCAACAAATCTTCTCTTCGTAATCTCAAGAAAATTTGTGCTACGGCGATGGTATCTTTTTCGCAGTAAGTAACTATTCGATCAATGTCTTTTTCGACATAAAAAACATGTCCTACTTGACTACCATCAATATCACCTTTTGGAGAAGGAATCCCAAGGACTTTGCACATCAATTTGAGTGAGGTATAATGTTTATAATCACCAAATTTCCATAACTCTAAGGTATCTAGATGCGGAATCTCCCATGGTTTTTTGCCAAACAAATTTAGTTTGTTAGGTATCGCGATTTGGTTGATAATCATACGTCGCGCCAAAAACGGAATATCAAATTCTTTGGCATTGTGCCCACAAATTACATGTTGTGGTCCGTTGAAGTGGTTGTTGAGCAGATTATTAAAATCATGTAGCAATTTTTTTTCTTCACCAAAAAACGACGTTACTCTAAAATTCCGAACATCGCCTTTGATTACAAAAAACCCAACCGAAATACAGACAATTTTGCCAAATTCGGCCCAAATTCCAGCACGATCATAATATTCTTCTGCCGTAAAATCTTCTTTTCGTTGGTATTGCGTTTTTTGCTCGTACAATGCCTGCACCTCATCATCCAATTCCTGAAAATCTTCGTTTTCGGGAACGGTTTCTATATCTAAAAACAGAATATGGTTCAAATTAATTTTTTCGATCATAATTTTATTTTTTTTCGAGACTTAGCATTTTATAGGTTTCTTCAAGATAAACGGTAAAGTCATCCGTTTCGGCCTTTCCCTTTGTACTGCGAATGTTGCGATGTCCTAATCGAACAATAATCAGTTCGTCTTCAGGAATAGCGATTACATATTGTCCCAAATGTCCTTTCATGTAGAACACTTTTTTACCGTTGAAGGTACTCAGCCACCAACCGTAACCGTAGTTTGGTGATTGCTCAAACCTTGGTGTTACCGACTTTTCGACAAATGTACTGTCCAAAAGTTGTTTGCCATTCCAATTCCCTTTTTGCATATATAATTTTCCGAAACGAGCAAAGTCCCGTGCATTACTCGCAATACAGCAATAGGCTTTCACCAATCCGTTTGGCGCGTCGGTTTGCCACAAAGCGTCACTCTCTGCTCCCATGGGCTTCCAAAAAGATGCTGAAACGTAATTGGCCAACTTTTGCCCTGTAGCTTTTTCGATACACATGGCCAACAATTGTGTATTCCCGCTCAGGTATTTATAACTCTTACCAGGTTCTTCGATTCCTTTTAAACCTAAAATTAATTCATACAGATTGCTATCGAAATAGGCTTGGGTAGTGATCGAAAGTGGATTAAAATAGGACTCCTCCCAATTAAGACCAGAAGCCATGGACGACAAATCTCCCACCGTCATATTTACAGACTTACCTTGATTAAAAGTCGGAAAAAAATCAGAAACTTTTTGGTCCAAACTAGTAATCTTTCCATCCATGATTGCTTTACCTAAGGCCGCAGAAACGATACTTTTCGCCATCGAAAAAGAGTTCGATTTCGAATCCTTAGAATACTCATCATAGTAGCTTTCGTGCCAAATACTATCTTTTTTAATTATTAAAAAAGCAACAGTACCAATGTCTTTATGTAGGTTTTCTAATTTTTGGGTGCCTTTAACTTGGTTACAATTTTTAGCGATTTTCCACGGCTGTGGACTACCCCCTTTTGCAATTATAGTGTTATCGAAATAGTTGTAATCATCTAAAAAAGCTGTTTTATGTCCGTTGAGATAGGTAACTCTAACGGCTTTGAGCAAATACTCTTTTTGAAATACAAAGAGTACTACCACGAGCAGTACCAATAATCCTAAGAAACGGATAAGCAGTTTTTTTAACAATTTCATTTTTTAAAGTTGAATGTTTGAAACGAATTTACCAAAAAACTAGCAAACTACTCCACTTTAAAACAAACTTTGTTGGGCAGAAGGATTTTCATGTTCTAGCAGCCATTTTTTTCGGCCAAGTCCTCCTGCGTAGCCCGTGAGCGAGCCATCACTCCCGATCACACGGTGGCAAGGCACTACAATCCACAACGGATTTTTTCCATTAGCAGCCGCTACGGCACGAATGGCTTTGACATCTCCTAATTTTTTAGATAATTCGAGATACGACATTGTTTTTCCGAATGGAATATTCTCCAATTCTCGCCAGACTTTCTGCTGAAAATCAGTGCCTTTTGGGTTGAGTTTTAGATCGAATTCTATTCTTTTACCTTCAAAATAATCGGATAATTGTTGAACTGCTTCTTGCAAAATATCTGGAATAGTGTACGAAACCTCACCTTCATAGCGTACGCTGATAGCGGACAGACCATTTTGATCACCAACAATTTTGGCAATTCCGAGAAGTGTTTTAATATAGACGGTTTCCATAGATGTATACTAGTGTCTTGGCGCTACAAGAGTTTTGATATTAAAGATGCGAGTTTTTTCCATTAAGTATAAATTTTCCAAGTACAAAACTGTCTTTAAATTAAGCTAAATGCCCAAATCTCTTCTAACGAATGGTAGCGGTAATGCCTTTATTTGTATTCCGTTCCATTATACTTTAATATTTTTTGTGTTTTTTGTGTTTTTTTCTGTTCTACACAATCTTCGTTAGTTGGAATGTTTTTAGTTTCTGTCTTTATTGTTGCTAAAATTAAATTATTAAAATTATTAAACTGTGTTTTGTCAATACTTATTATAGATTTACTATCTTCAAATTCTCCGGCACAATTTGTATCCCATTCCCCGTGAAATTCTGAAATAATTAAATTTTTCAATACTTGTTTTAAGATGTTATCTTGTACAATAAACAATGACAAATCTGTTTGATAATATGGATTTGGCCTGCTACTTCCAGTATAGTTTACACGTATTCCAAATGCTCTGTCTTTTTTGTTTAACTTGTACAATCCAGTATCAATTTCTATGCTTGTAAGCATTACGGCATCTGATGTCCAAGCATTTGGTTGGTGAAACTTATATAGAATTTCTCCTGTTATGTTGTTAGCAACTATAATATATTCATCTAATTCAAAATAGTAATTGTTATATTCATCTTTTTCATTTACTATGTATTTCGGAATTACTATAACTGTTTTATCTGTTGAATAGGGTAATTTTTTTTCTGAAATTAGTTCTAAATTAACTTCGCTTTTTTTAATCTTCAATTGGTTCAAGATTTTGCTTAATAAAACATCATCTTGTATTTGTGAAAATGATAGTTGAGATATAAGTAAATAAGTGAAAATTAGGAATATTTTTGATCTTTTCATTTTCTTACGTTTTTTTTTGGCATTACCGCTAGCCATCGCACAAGATAGCATTAAAAATGCAAATCGGGCAAGCAATATAACTTTCGAAAAAAAACAAGTTCAGGTTTAAGACTAGTTTACACGCCAAATTGTGTCAAATGATGCTCCAAATGTTTGTAGAACATATTGTTCCATTCTTCCTGAGTCAATTGTCCAAAAGAATGTGATTCTTTACCATCAAAAAAGGAGGCTCCAAGTGAAGCCGTTTTTTGCAAGTGTGCTATCAATCGGTCTTTTTCTAGCTTGAAATTTTTGTTGGTCGTAATTACGAATACTGGTGCTGTACGGCCATTTTTTGTGTAGGGCTTATCGCCAACCACCACTTTTTTGACAAAGGTTTTGAGCAGCCATTTCTGAATCGCTTTTGGCTTGGGATGCTTGTCTTCAAAAACCATTTCATAAGTGATATTGCAGTGCGCTAGCATTTGAGAAACATTCATTTTTCCCCATTTTGCGGTTGAAACAGGTTGTAATTGATTGATTCTATTTTCGATTTCTGTAACAACTGTTTTTTCAAATATATTTTTCATTTCAAATGTTTAGGCGTTGACTACCAAATATATAACTTTTAAGCTTTGAAAAACAATTGCCTACTTTATGATACTGTTATGCTTTTGTAAGCCAAAAAAATCTTAAAAAAAACGACCCTGATAGCCATAGGAGCATTTAAGTGATAAATTACTCTTAAAAAAGGGTAAAATAGCTTCAAAAAAGAATTCGAAAAAGGATTAAATTGTACCTTTCTTCAAAATTTAAACAGGGCTAATATGATTACATTAAGTGTCAACAAAAAAAAATACACCTTAGAGGCTACTCCCGACATGCCGTTACTATGGGCATTGCGAGATAACTTAGGACTTACCGGCACCAAATACGGTTGTGGTGCAGGCGCCTGCGGAGCTTGTAAGATTTTTGTAAATGATGATGTGATCTACTCTTGTTTAACTCCCGTTTCTGAAGCCATTGGCAAAGAAATCACCACTATAGAAGGCACGACTGCCAACCTACAATTACTCCAAAAATCTTGGGCAGAATTTAATGTGCCGCAATGTGGTTTTTGCCAACCGGGACAATTAATTGCAGCCACGTCTTTGTTAAATTCCAATAGCAACCCTACAGATGAAGAAATTGACGATGCAATGAGCGGAAATATTTGCCGCTGTGGTACCTACCAACGCATCAAAAAGGCCATTCATCATACGGTAGAACTCAAAAAACAACAAAAATAATGAGCGAAATTCAAAACCTCAGCAGGAGATCATTTATAAAAAACATAGGATTAACTTCGGGTGCACTGATTATTGGCTCACACTTAACTTTGTTTGCAAGTGAAACCGAAACGGTATTGGCAGGAGCTTTTCAGCCCAATTTATTTGTTGAACTGCTACCCAACGGTGATTTAATCTTGGTTGCCTCACGATCTGAAATGGGAAATGGAATTCGAACTTCTCTAACCTCTGTCATTGCTGACGAAATGGAAGCAGATTGGAATAGAGTGAGCGTTCAACAAGCTATAGGACATAAAAAATACGGAGACCAAAATACAGATGGTTCGCGCTCGATACGCTACCTATATGATACCATGAGAAAAATGGGTGCTACCACTCGAACTATTTTGGTATTATCAGCCGCTCAAAAATGGAAAGTTCCAGTATCTGAATGCCATGCCGAAAACCATTTTATCGTTCATAAAAGCGGTAAGAAAATTGGTTTTGGAGATTTGGTCGAAATTGCAAAAACAATCGAAGTACCCAAAGAGATTGTTCTCAAAGATCCAAAAGACTTTAAATATATCGGTAAAAACTTAAAAAGTATCGATGTCGAAAAATATGCCAACGGAAGCGCCGTCTTTGGACTCGATTTCCGTTTGCCAAATATGAAATTTGCCGCCATTGCAAGATGTCCCGTCACTTTTGGAACGGTTAAGTCTTTTGACAAAACCGAAGCTATGAAGATTCCGGGTGTCGAAGCAGTATTTAAAATTGACCGTATCAAAACACCTTTTGGCGCACTTGGTGGTGTTGCAGTTGTAGCAACCAACACTTGGGCAGCCTTTAAAGGAAAAGAAGCTTTGATTATAGAATGGGAAAATGGTAAAAATGCCAGTTACGACTCAGAGCAATACATGGAAATGCTGACGGCCAATGTACAAAAACCAGGGGTTGTGAGCAAAACCAGAGGTGATGTCGAAGCCGCTTTCAAGTCCTCTAGCACCGTAATCGAAAGCACTTATCAATTGCCCCATTTGTCCCACGCACCCATGGAAGTACCCAATGCAGTTGCTTGGGTAAAAGAAGATAGTTGCGAAGTTTGGTGCCCAACACAAAACCCACAAGCAGCTCATGAAGAGGTAAAAAACTACCTTGGATTTGATGCTGAAAAAGTAATAATCAATGTCACACTACTTGGAGGTGGTTTTGGCCGAAAATCAAAACCTGACTATGTGGTAGAAGCAGCAATTGTTTCGAAAGCAATCAAAGGACCAGTACAAGTAGTTTGGACACGAGAAGATGAAACACAACACGGTTACTATCATACCGTAAGCTCACAATACATGAAGGCTTCACTAGATGAAAAAGGAAATGTAACTGGTTGGTTGCATCGCTTTGCCTTCCCTCCGATCAAATCGACTTTTGATCCTACATCTGAATATCCAAATGGTTGGGAAATTACCTCAGCCTCTGAAGTGCCTTTCGATATTAAAAATTTTCAAATTGAAGTTGGTCATGCCCCTGCAATGGTGCGCATTGGCTGGTTACGATCTGTAATCAATATTCCGCACGGCTATTCGATCAATGTCTTTACAGACGAATTGGCGCATGCTGCCAAACAAGACCCTCTGGCATTTAATCTTAAACTTTTGGGCGAAGACAACACAGTTGACGACAATCAAAGCAACAAATTTAGTGCGGCTCGCTCCAAAAATGTATTGCAAAAAGCGGCATCAAATGCTGGTTGGGGCAAACCATTACCCGAAGGTCATGCACAAGGATTGGCGGTTCATTATAGTTTCATGTCGTATGTCGCCTCAGTGGTCGAAGTTTCTATGGTGGATGGAATAGTGAAGATTCATAAAATAAACACTGTAATTGATTGTGGTACCGTAGTTAACAAAAACACGGTCATAGCACAAATGGAAGGTGCCGCTATATTTGGAATGTCACTCGCATTTTATGGTAAGATAACTGCCAAAGACGGTGCCATTGAGCAAAGTAATTTTGGTGATT encodes the following:
- a CDS encoding 3'-5' exonuclease gives rise to the protein MIEKINLNHILFLDIETVPENEDFQELDDEVQALYEQKTQYQRKEDFTAEEYYDRAGIWAEFGKIVCISVGFFVIKGDVRNFRVTSFFGEEKKLLHDFNNLLNNHFNGPQHVICGHNAKEFDIPFLARRMIINQIAIPNKLNLFGKKPWEIPHLDTLELWKFGDYKHYTSLKLMCKVLGIPSPKGDIDGSQVGHVFYVEKDIDRIVTYCEKDTIAVAQIFLRLRREDLLIEEEIIHV
- a CDS encoding serine hydrolase domain-containing protein produces the protein MKLLKKLLIRFLGLLVLLVVVLFVFQKEYLLKAVRVTYLNGHKTAFLDDYNYFDNTIIAKGGSPQPWKIAKNCNQVKGTQKLENLHKDIGTVAFLIIKKDSIWHESYYDEYSKDSKSNSFSMAKSIVSAALGKAIMDGKITSLDQKVSDFFPTFNQGKSVNMTVGDLSSMASGLNWEESYFNPLSITTQAYFDSNLYELILGLKGIEEPGKSYKYLSGNTQLLAMCIEKATGQKLANYVSASFWKPMGAESDALWQTDAPNGLVKAYCCIASNARDFARFGKLYMQKGNWNGKQLLDSTFVEKSVTPRFEQSPNYGYGWWLSTFNGKKVFYMKGHLGQYVIAIPEDELIIVRLGHRNIRSTKGKAETDDFTVYLEETYKMLSLEKK
- a CDS encoding methylated-DNA--[protein]-cysteine S-methyltransferase → METVYIKTLLGIAKIVGDQNGLSAISVRYEGEVSYTIPDILQEAVQQLSDYFEGKRIEFDLKLNPKGTDFQQKVWRELENIPFGKTMSYLELSKKLGDVKAIRAVAAANGKNPLWIVVPCHRVIGSDGSLTGYAGGLGRKKWLLEHENPSAQQSLF
- a CDS encoding DUF1569 domain-containing protein; its protein translation is MKNIFEKTVVTEIENRINQLQPVSTAKWGKMNVSQMLAHCNITYEMVFEDKHPKPKAIQKWLLKTFVKKVVVGDKPYTKNGRTAPVFVITTNKNFKLEKDRLIAHLQKTASLGASFFDGKESHSFGQLTQEEWNNMFYKHLEHHLTQFGV
- a CDS encoding (2Fe-2S)-binding protein, with the translated sequence MITLSVNKKKYTLEATPDMPLLWALRDNLGLTGTKYGCGAGACGACKIFVNDDVIYSCLTPVSEAIGKEITTIEGTTANLQLLQKSWAEFNVPQCGFCQPGQLIAATSLLNSNSNPTDEEIDDAMSGNICRCGTYQRIKKAIHHTVELKKQQK
- a CDS encoding xanthine dehydrogenase family protein molybdopterin-binding subunit — protein: MSEIQNLSRRSFIKNIGLTSGALIIGSHLTLFASETETVLAGAFQPNLFVELLPNGDLILVASRSEMGNGIRTSLTSVIADEMEADWNRVSVQQAIGHKKYGDQNTDGSRSIRYLYDTMRKMGATTRTILVLSAAQKWKVPVSECHAENHFIVHKSGKKIGFGDLVEIAKTIEVPKEIVLKDPKDFKYIGKNLKSIDVEKYANGSAVFGLDFRLPNMKFAAIARCPVTFGTVKSFDKTEAMKIPGVEAVFKIDRIKTPFGALGGVAVVATNTWAAFKGKEALIIEWENGKNASYDSEQYMEMLTANVQKPGVVSKTRGDVEAAFKSSSTVIESTYQLPHLSHAPMEVPNAVAWVKEDSCEVWCPTQNPQAAHEEVKNYLGFDAEKVIINVTLLGGGFGRKSKPDYVVEAAIVSKAIKGPVQVVWTREDETQHGYYHTVSSQYMKASLDEKGNVTGWLHRFAFPPIKSTFDPTSEYPNGWEITSASEVPFDIKNFQIEVGHAPAMVRIGWLRSVINIPHGYSINVFTDELAHAAKQDPLAFNLKLLGEDNTVDDNQSNKFSAARSKNVLQKAASNAGWGKPLPEGHAQGLAVHYSFMSYVASVVEVSMVDGIVKIHKINTVIDCGTVVNKNTVIAQMEGAAIFGMSLAFYGKITAKDGAIEQSNFGDYRMIRMNEAPKIEVEIVESTAPPTGVGEPGVPVIAPAIVNAIFKLTGKRYRNLPLADYELV